From the genome of Leptotrichia trevisanii DSM 22070, one region includes:
- a CDS encoding aspartate kinase, with the protein MALIIQKYGGTSVADATRVKEVAKRVVKYKKAGHDVIVVVSAPAGRTDALIKRAYELSASPNKREFDMLLTSGEQISIASLAIAIADLGEKAVSLNAFQVNFKTTSVHTKAKIIDIDTQIIQEKLDEGNVVVFAGFQGITENNEITTLGRGGSDTTAVALGAALNADEVEIYTDVDGVYTADPRIVKNARKLKTISYQEMLELAASGAKVLHPRSVEIAAKYGIKIHLRSSFDDSTGTIVQREEGFDEIGNQNIDTKGEAMEKVKIAGITSSKNEGKITLFGVPDKPGIAAKVFSRLAKEKINTDIILQSSSRNKELNNISFTVKSDDLKEAVAISEQIKEKIGAEGVSFEEKIAKVSVVGIGLKSHYETTSEIFDILAENNINIDMISCSEINVSCIIHEKDIDKAVTALHKRFIEIDD; encoded by the coding sequence ATGGCTTTAATTATACAAAAATATGGTGGAACTTCCGTTGCTGATGCAACACGTGTAAAAGAAGTCGCAAAACGAGTTGTAAAGTATAAAAAAGCTGGACATGATGTAATAGTTGTTGTGTCTGCTCCAGCTGGACGGACTGACGCATTGATAAAAAGGGCGTATGAATTGTCAGCTTCCCCAAACAAACGTGAATTTGATATGCTTTTGACATCAGGAGAGCAGATTTCTATTGCATCACTTGCGATTGCGATTGCTGATTTAGGCGAAAAGGCAGTTTCATTAAATGCTTTTCAAGTTAATTTTAAAACAACATCTGTGCATACAAAGGCTAAAATTATTGACATTGATACACAAATTATACAGGAAAAGCTGGATGAGGGAAATGTAGTGGTATTTGCCGGATTTCAGGGAATTACAGAAAATAATGAGATTACTACGCTTGGACGTGGTGGTTCTGATACAACCGCTGTTGCATTGGGAGCGGCTCTTAATGCTGATGAAGTGGAAATTTACACCGATGTTGACGGAGTTTACACGGCTGATCCGAGAATTGTAAAAAATGCAAGAAAGCTAAAAACAATTTCATATCAGGAAATGTTGGAACTGGCTGCCTCAGGGGCAAAAGTGCTTCATCCAAGATCAGTCGAAATTGCTGCCAAATACGGTATAAAGATACATTTACGTTCATCATTTGATGATTCTACAGGAACGATTGTCCAAAGGGAAGAGGGATTTGATGAAATAGGAAATCAAAACATTGACACAAAAGGAGAAGCTATGGAAAAAGTAAAAATCGCAGGTATCACATCTTCTAAAAACGAAGGAAAAATCACACTTTTTGGAGTGCCTGACAAACCAGGAATCGCTGCAAAAGTATTTTCCAGACTGGCAAAGGAAAAAATCAATACTGACATAATTTTACAAAGTTCAAGCAGAAATAAAGAATTAAATAACATTTCATTTACTGTAAAAAGCGACGACTTGAAGGAAGCTGTTGCCATTTCAGAGCAAATAAAGGAAAAAATTGGAGCGGAAGGTGTTTCTTTTGAAGAAAAAATCGCAAAGGTTTCTGTCGTTGGAATCGGATTAAAAAGCCATTATGAAACTACATCTGAAATTTTTGACATCCTTGCTGAAAATAACATAAACATTGATATGATTTCTTGCTCTGAAATTAATGTTTCGTGCATTATTCATGAAAAAGATATAGATAAGGCTGTAACTGCACTTCACAAAAGATTTATCGAAATTGATGATTAA
- a CDS encoding hydroxymethylglutaryl-CoA reductase, degradative, protein MKKENQKKLNWLGFQKKGRLERIQMLKDNGFLTDEFEQILKKNENLPLETANQMAENGIGTFALPFSIAPNFVIDGKDYAVPMVTEEPSVVAGCSYAAKIIGKSGGFTTKILDRKMIGQVALYDILDFDNATSMILENKNEILRIANDAHPSIVARGGGAINIEVKNIDEFLIVYLIADVKEAMGANILNTMLEAIKSPLENITNGKSLMAILSNYATESLVKVECEVNVKLLSSSMETSIETAKKIELASKFAKLDIYRAATHNKGIFNGIDAVVIATGNDWRAIEAGGNAFAVKNEKYEGLTTWTFDESTNKLKGELTLPMPIASVGGSIGLNPSVKAAFNILKNPDARTLASIITSVGLAQNFAAIKALVTTGIQHGHMKLQARSLALFAGAEGKEIDIAVERLLESGKSINLENVKEILEEIKNTK, encoded by the coding sequence ATGAAAAAAGAAAATCAAAAAAAATTAAACTGGCTTGGATTTCAAAAAAAAGGACGACTTGAAAGAATACAAATGTTAAAAGATAACGGTTTTTTAACTGATGAATTTGAACAAATTCTGAAAAAAAACGAGAACTTGCCACTGGAAACTGCAAATCAGATGGCTGAAAACGGGATTGGAACCTTTGCCTTGCCATTCAGCATTGCTCCAAACTTTGTTATTGACGGAAAAGATTATGCTGTGCCAATGGTTACCGAAGAGCCGTCTGTTGTGGCTGGATGCAGCTATGCAGCTAAAATCATTGGAAAATCTGGCGGTTTTACAACAAAGATTTTAGACAGGAAAATGATTGGACAAGTTGCATTGTATGATATTTTGGACTTTGATAATGCAACTTCGATGATTTTGGAAAACAAAAATGAGATTCTAAGAATTGCAAATGATGCCCATCCTTCGATTGTGGCACGTGGCGGCGGTGCAATTAATATTGAAGTAAAAAATATTGATGAATTTTTGATTGTTTATCTGATTGCCGATGTAAAGGAAGCCATGGGAGCAAATATCTTGAATACAATGCTTGAAGCAATAAAAAGTCCACTTGAAAATATTACAAATGGAAAGAGCCTTATGGCAATTTTATCAAATTATGCAACTGAATCCCTTGTAAAAGTCGAATGTGAAGTAAATGTAAAACTTCTTAGCAGCTCAATGGAAACATCTATTGAAACTGCAAAAAAAATAGAACTTGCGAGCAAATTTGCAAAACTTGACATTTACCGTGCAGCAACTCATAATAAAGGGATTTTCAATGGAATTGATGCTGTAGTAATCGCTACTGGGAACGACTGGCGTGCAATTGAAGCTGGAGGAAATGCCTTCGCTGTGAAAAATGAAAAATATGAAGGGCTTACAACTTGGACTTTTGATGAAAGCACAAATAAATTAAAGGGAGAACTTACCCTTCCAATGCCAATTGCAAGTGTAGGTGGCTCAATAGGACTAAATCCAAGCGTAAAAGCCGCATTTAATATTTTAAAAAATCCTGATGCAAGGACATTGGCAAGCATTATTACATCAGTAGGACTTGCTCAAAACTTTGCCGCAATAAAAGCACTTGTTACAACTGGAATACAGCATGGACACATGAAATTACAGGCTCGTTCGTTGGCACTTTTTGCTGGTGCAGAAGGAAAGGAAATTGATATTGCTGTGGAAAGGCTCTTGGAAAGTGGTAAAAGTATTAATTTAGAAAATGTGAAGGAAATTTTGGAAGAAATAAAAAATACAAAATAA
- the groL gene encoding chaperonin GroEL (60 kDa chaperone family; promotes refolding of misfolded polypeptides especially under stressful conditions; forms two stacked rings of heptamers to form a barrel-shaped 14mer; ends can be capped by GroES; misfolded proteins enter the barrel where they are refolded when GroES binds): protein MGKIIKFNEDARKALEVGVDTLADAVKITLGPKGRNVVLDRGFGAPMITNDGVTIAKEIELKDPIENLGAQIVKEVATKSNDVAGDGTTTATVLAQALIKEGLKMVASGANPVFIRRGMEFASKKVIEELTKRAKKVESNEEIAQVGAISAGDAEIGQLIAQAMEKVGESGVITVEEARSLDTTLEVVEGMQFDNGYLSPYMVSDSERMVVEMDNPFILITDKKVSNMKELLPILEKTVELGRPMLIIAEDVEGEALATLVVNKLRGTLNIAAVKAPAFGDRRKAMLQDIAILTGGEVISEEKGIKLETADINFLGQAKKVRITKDNTVIVDGLGEKDEIQARIGQIKNSIAETTSDYDREKLQERLAKLAGGVAVIKVGAATETEMKERKLRIEDALNATKAAVEEGIVPGGGTILIQIAKAIEDFKLEGEEGLGVEIVKKALSAPLRQIVINAGIDAGVVIEKVKNSENGTGFDAAKEEYVDMVKAGIIDPAKVTRSAIQNAVSVSSVLLTTEVAVGNEKEEAPAGGMPGGMGMPGMM from the coding sequence ATGGGAAAAATAATAAAATTTAATGAAGATGCGAGAAAAGCACTTGAAGTGGGAGTAGACACACTAGCTGACGCCGTAAAAATTACACTTGGGCCAAAAGGAAGAAATGTAGTCTTAGACAGAGGATTTGGAGCACCAATGATTACAAATGATGGTGTTACAATTGCAAAAGAAATCGAACTTAAAGATCCAATTGAAAATCTTGGGGCACAGATTGTAAAGGAAGTAGCTACAAAATCAAATGATGTGGCAGGAGATGGGACAACTACTGCAACTGTACTGGCACAGGCTTTAATCAAAGAAGGGCTAAAAATGGTAGCTTCTGGAGCAAATCCTGTATTTATAAGACGTGGAATGGAATTTGCTTCTAAAAAAGTTATTGAAGAGCTTACAAAAAGAGCTAAAAAAGTGGAATCAAATGAAGAAATCGCACAAGTTGGAGCAATTTCAGCAGGAGATGCGGAAATAGGGCAGCTAATCGCTCAGGCTATGGAAAAAGTTGGAGAATCTGGAGTTATTACTGTTGAAGAAGCACGTTCTTTGGATACAACTTTGGAAGTTGTGGAAGGAATGCAGTTTGACAACGGATATTTATCGCCTTACATGGTTTCAGATTCTGAAAGAATGGTTGTGGAAATGGACAATCCATTTATTTTAATCACAGATAAAAAAGTTTCAAATATGAAGGAATTATTGCCAATCTTGGAAAAAACAGTGGAATTAGGACGTCCAATGCTTATAATTGCTGAAGATGTAGAAGGGGAAGCACTTGCTACTCTTGTTGTAAATAAACTTCGTGGAACATTGAATATTGCCGCTGTAAAGGCTCCTGCGTTTGGGGACAGAAGAAAGGCTATGTTACAGGATATTGCGATTTTGACAGGTGGAGAAGTTATTTCTGAAGAAAAAGGAATCAAATTGGAAACTGCTGACATCAATTTCTTGGGGCAAGCTAAAAAAGTTAGAATTACTAAAGATAACACAGTTATTGTTGACGGACTTGGAGAAAAAGATGAAATTCAGGCAAGAATTGGACAAATTAAAAATTCAATTGCTGAGACAACTTCTGATTATGACAGGGAAAAATTACAGGAAAGACTTGCCAAATTAGCTGGGGGAGTAGCTGTAATTAAAGTTGGGGCTGCAACTGAAACTGAAATGAAGGAAAGAAAATTGAGAATTGAAGATGCCTTGAATGCGACAAAAGCAGCTGTGGAAGAAGGAATTGTGCCTGGAGGAGGAACAATCTTGATTCAAATTGCAAAAGCTATCGAAGACTTCAAATTGGAAGGCGAAGAAGGGCTTGGAGTGGAAATCGTGAAAAAAGCATTATCTGCACCGCTTAGACAAATTGTTATCAATGCGGGAATTGACGCAGGTGTTGTAATTGAAAAAGTAAAAAATTCTGAAAATGGAACGGGATTTGACGCCGCAAAAGAAGAATATGTAGATATGGTAAAAGCTGGAATCATCGATCCTGCCAAAGTAACACGTTCTGCAATCCAAAACGCAGTATCAGTATCATCAGTATTATTGACAACTGAAGTTGCTGTTGGAAATGAAAAGGAAGAAGCTCCAGCTGGTGGAATGCCAGGTGGAATGGGAATGCCAGGAATGATGTAA
- a CDS encoding homoserine dehydrogenase, which yields MKIGIIGLGTVGEGVLKVLTNEKESIFEKSRADIKVKYACDLNINRDFSFDFDKSILINDYKKILNDPEIKIVVELIGGETIAKQIIIEAFEAKKSVVTANKALIAKYGVELFQRAKQNGVSFLFEAAVGGGIPIVTPLMESLVANTVTEIRGIMNGTSNYILTKMKEDNLSFDEALKIASEKGYAEANPTFDVDGIDAGHKINILASLAYGGSIKFKDMQLSGIREISTVDIFSANHLNSTIKLIASSKLLSETSAQISVEPTLIPNSEILAKVDDVYNAIETTGSYTDKTLFYGKGAGMDPTASAVVADIVKIVTRNHIESDYFFNSTKVFEIVDSNTIKNSYYIRVSDDFDIENSPFELINQIESYYIILTNNISKNEINEILKDAKEKLVLRIMK from the coding sequence ATGAAAATAGGAATTATTGGATTGGGAACTGTCGGAGAGGGAGTTCTTAAAGTATTAACAAACGAAAAGGAAAGCATTTTTGAAAAATCAAGAGCCGATATTAAAGTAAAATATGCCTGTGATTTAAACATTAACCGTGATTTTTCTTTTGATTTTGACAAATCAATCCTTATAAACGACTATAAGAAAATCTTAAACGATCCTGAAATCAAGATTGTTGTGGAGCTAATCGGTGGAGAAACTATCGCAAAACAAATAATTATCGAGGCCTTTGAAGCTAAAAAAAGCGTTGTTACAGCAAACAAGGCTTTAATCGCAAAATACGGAGTGGAATTATTCCAACGTGCAAAACAAAATGGCGTATCATTCCTGTTTGAAGCTGCTGTTGGTGGAGGAATCCCTATTGTAACACCTTTAATGGAAAGTCTGGTTGCAAATACAGTTACTGAAATTCGTGGAATTATGAACGGAACTTCAAACTATATTTTAACAAAAATGAAAGAGGACAACTTGTCATTTGATGAAGCATTAAAAATTGCCTCTGAGAAAGGTTATGCAGAAGCTAATCCTACATTTGACGTGGATGGAATTGATGCGGGACATAAAATCAACATCCTTGCCTCACTTGCCTACGGAGGTTCAATCAAGTTTAAAGATATGCAATTATCAGGAATAAGAGAAATCAGCACTGTTGACATCTTCTCAGCAAACCATCTAAACTCAACAATAAAATTAATAGCAAGCTCAAAATTATTGTCTGAAACATCAGCACAAATTTCAGTAGAGCCAACATTAATTCCAAATAGTGAAATTTTAGCAAAAGTTGACGATGTTTACAACGCAATAGAAACAACAGGTTCTTACACAGACAAGACTTTATTCTATGGAAAAGGGGCGGGAATGGATCCAACTGCCTCAGCTGTAGTGGCAGACATCGTAAAAATTGTAACAAGAAATCACATTGAATCAGATTATTTCTTTAATTCTACAAAAGTATTTGAAATTGTAGACTCAAACACAATAAAAAATTCTTACTACATAAGAGTTTCTGATGACTTTGACATAGAAAATTCACCATTTGAGCTAATAAATCAAATTGAAAGTTACTACATCATCTTGACAAATAATATTTCAAAAAATGAAATTAATGAGATTTTGAAGGATGCGAAGGAAAAGCTTGTATTAAGAATTATGAAATAG
- a CDS encoding co-chaperone GroES yields the protein MIIKPLGERVLIKQTEQEEVTKSGIVLPGTASKEKPIIGEVLAVGSKIEEVKVGDKVIFEKYSGTEVKDGEESYLILEKDNVLAIVE from the coding sequence ATGATAATTAAACCATTGGGAGAAAGAGTTTTAATAAAACAGACAGAGCAGGAAGAAGTTACAAAAAGTGGAATTGTATTGCCAGGGACAGCTTCAAAGGAAAAACCAATAATTGGAGAAGTTTTAGCCGTTGGTTCAAAAATTGAGGAAGTTAAAGTAGGGGATAAAGTAATTTTTGAGAAATATTCTGGAACGGAAGTTAAGGATGGAGAAGAAAGTTACTTAATCTTAGAAAAAGACAATGTTTTGGCAATTGTTGAATAA